Within the Gordonia westfalica genome, the region TATTCGACGTACCGCGGTAGCTGATGCCCGTTCGAGAGGACATCTCGGCTCTGCTCGACACGACCGATCGAGTGCTCGTCGGCATCACCGGGCCTCCCGGCGCCGGGAAGACGACGCTCGCACGGACGCTCGTCGACGACTGCTCGTCGACGCAGGGCGCCGACGCCGTCGGGTACGTACCGATGGACGGCTTCCACCTGTCGAACGCCGTTCTCGATCGACTCGGCCACCGCGACCGCAAAGGCGCACCCGACACCTTCGACGCCGCGGGATTCGTTGCCGTGCTTGCGCGCATCGCCGACGGCGGCGAGACCGTGTACGTACCCGACTTCGACCACACCGTCGGCGAGCCGATCGCGGCGTCGCTCCTCGTGCCCACCACCGCACGACTCGTGATCGTCGAGGGCAACTACCTCGGGCTCGACGTACCCCGGTGGGACGGCGTGCGGCCCCTCCTCCACCGCCTCGTCTACGTCGACGCCGACGCGGAGGTCCGACGCGAGCGGCTGCTGAAACGGCACATCGCCGCCGGGAAGACCGCAGCCGAGGCGCGCGCCTGGATCGAGACCGTCGACGAACCCAATGCGGGACTCATCGCGGGTACGCGGTCACTGGCCGACGTGGTCGTCGACGGGCTCTGAAGAGCTGCCGCTCACTGGTTCCGTTTCCGCTCACCCGATTTGGGTGAGCGGGAACGGAACCCGTGAGCGAAACCCGGTAGGGGCTGCGTCAGCTGATCTCGATGAGCAGATCGCCCGGCGAGACCTGGGTGACCGAACCGATCGCGACGCGGGCGACCTTGCCGCCGACCGGGGCGGTGATGGCCGCCTCCATCTTCATCGCCTCGATGGTGCCGATCGTCGCGCCGACGGCGACCTCGTCACCCACGTCGACCGACAGGGACACGACCCCGGCGAACGGCGCCCCGATGTGCTTCGGGTTGGAGCGGTCGGCTTTCTCCGCGGTGGCGACGGCGGAGTCGATGCTGTGGTCGCGGACCGCGATCGGGCGCAGCTGGCCGTTGAGCACGCACATCACCGTGCGCATGCCTTTCTCGTCCGGCTCGCTGACCGCCTCGAGACCGATCATCAGTTCCACGCCCGTCTCGAGCGAGACGCGATGCTCCTCGCCGTAGCGCAGGCCGTAGAAGAACTGATTCGCCGACAACCTCGAGGTGTCGCCGTAGGCCTCGTAGTGCTCCTCGAACTCCTTGGTGGGACCGGGGAACAGCAGGTGGTTGAGACGCACCTGACGATCGCGGCCGGGCTTGTCCAGGATGGCCTCGTCGTCGGCGGTCAGAGTGGCCACCTCCGGTGCGGGCGCGCGACCCTGCAGTGCCAGGGTGCGCAGCGGCTCCGGCCATCCACCGGGCGGATCGCCGAGTTCGCCACGCAGGAACCCGATCACCGAATCCGGGATGTCGTACGAGCTCGGGTCGGCGGCGAAGTCCGACGCGGTGATCCCGCGACCCACCAGCGCCAGCGCCAGGTCCCCGACAACCTTCGACGACGGCGTCACCTTGACCAGTCGGCCCAGCATCGAGTCGGCGGCGGCATAGGCCTGCTCGACGGCCTCGAAGCGGTTGCCCAGACCCAGCGAGATGGCCTGCTGGCGCAGGTTCGACAGCTGCCCGCCGGGGATCTCGTGCGAGTACACCCGACCGGTCGGGGCCGGCAGCCCGGACTCGAACGGCGCGTACACCTTTCGCAGCGCCTCCCAGTACGGCTCGAGGTCGCAGACCCGGGCCAGGTCGATGCCGCTGTCGCGGTCGGTGTGCGCGGTCGCCGCGACGATGGCCGACAACGGCGGTTGACTCGTCGTACCGGCCAGCGCCGCACTGGCACCGTCCACCGCGTCCGCGCCGGCCTGCCAGGCCGCCATGTAGGTGGCCAGCTGACCACCCGGCGTGTCGTGGGTGTGCACGTGGATCGGCAGATCGAAGTTCTCGCGCAACGCCGTGATCAGCTTGGTCGCCGCCGGCGCGCGCAACAGGCCCGCCATGTCCTTGATGGCCAGCACATGCGCACCGGCTTCGACGATCTGCTCGGCCAGGCGCAGGTAGTAGTCGAGGGTGTACAGATCCTCCGACGGCGACAACAGGTCACCGGTGTAGCTCATCGCCACCTCGGCCACCGCGGTCCCCGTCTCACGGACCGCGTCGATCGCCGGGCGCATCGCATCGATGTTGTTGAGTGCGTCGAAGATCCGGAAGATGTCGATGCCCACGTCGGTCGCCTCTTCGACGAACGCCGTGGTGACCTTGGTCGGGTACGGCGTGTATCCGACGGTGTTGGCGCCGCGCAGGAGCATCTGGAGACAGATGTTCGGGATCGCTTCGCGCAACTGCGCCAGCCGATCCCACGGATCTTCCTTCAGGAAGCGCAGCGCCACATCGTAGGTCGCGCCGCCCCAGCACTCCACCGACAGCAATTCGGGCGTCAGCGCCGCGACATACGGCGCGACGTTGACCAGGCCGGTGGTGCGCACCCGGGTCGCCAGCAGCGACTGATGCGCGTCGCGGAACGTGGTATCGGTGATGCCCAGGCGCGGGTTCTCGCGCAGGTCGCGGGCGAATCCCTCCGGCCCGAGCTGCAGAAGACGCTGTCGCGAACCGTCTTTCGGCGACGCCAGCACCGCTCGCTCGACGGTGGGCAGCTTGTCCCGCGGGTACACCGTGGTCGGCCGCTCACCGTGCGGCTTGTTGACCGTCACATCGGCGAGGTACGACAGGATCTTGGTGCCACGGTCGGCCGACGACCGCGAGGTCAGCAATTCCGGGCGCTCGTCGATGAACGACGTCGTGACGCGGCCGGCGCGGAAGTCCGGATCGTCGAGCACCGCCTGCAGGAACGGGATGTTGGTCGCGACACCGCGAATGCGGAACTCGGCGACCGCGCGCCGGGCACGACGCACCGCGGTCGGGAAATCCCTTCCGCGACAAGTCAACTTGACCAGCATCGAGTCGAAGTGCCCGCTGACCTCGGCACCGAGGTTGGCGCCGCCGTCCAGGCGCACACCCGCGCCACCCGGGCTGCGGTACGCGGTGATCCGACCCACGTCCGGCCGGAACCCGTTGGACGGATCCTCGGTGGTGATGCGGCACTGCAGCGCGGCACCACGGATGCGGATCGCCTCCTGCGACAACCCGAGATCGTCGAGCGACTCCCCCGCCGCGATCCGCAGCTGCGAGCTCACCAGGTCGACGTCGGTGATCTCCTCGGTCACGGTGTGCTCGACCTGGATACGCGGGTTCATCTCGATGAACACGTGGCGTCCCTGCTCGTCGAGGAGGAACTCGACGGTGCCCGCGCAGGTGTAACCGATATGGCGCGCGAACGCCACGGCGTCGGCGCAGATCTTCTCCCGCAGCTCGTCCGACAGGTTGGGTGCCGGCGCGAGCTCGATGACCTTCTGGTGGCGGCGCTGAAGGCTGCAGTCACGCTCGTAGAGGTGGATGACGTTGCCGTGGGTGTCGGCGAGGATCTGCACCTCGATGTGGCGCGGGTTGACCACCGCCTGCTCGAGGAACACCGTCGCATCGCCGAACGCGGCCTCCGCCTCACGCGACGCCGCGGCGATCGACTCCGCCAGGTCGGCGCGGTCGTCGACCCGACGCATACCGCGACCACCACCACCGGCGACGGCCTTGACGAACACCGGGAACTGCATGTCCTCGGCGGCGGCGAGCAGCTCGTCGAGATCCGACGACGGCGCCGACGACGCCAGCACGGGGATCCCCGCCGCCTTCGCGGCGGCCACCGCGGTGGCCTTGTTGCCGGTCATCTCCAGGATGTCGGCGCTGGGTCCGACGAAGGTGATGCCGGCCTCGGCACACGCGGCCGCCAGGCCCTGGTTCTCCGACAGGAAGCCGTAGCCGGGATAGATCGCATCGGCGCCACACCGCACCGCCGCGGACACCACTTCCTCGACCGACAGATACGCCCGCACAGGATGGCCCGGCAGGCCGATCTGATACGACTCGTCGGCCTTCAGACGATGGACCGAGTTGCGGTCCTCATACGGGAACACGGCGACCG harbors:
- a CDS encoding nucleoside/nucleotide kinase family protein, giving the protein MPVREDISALLDTTDRVLVGITGPPGAGKTTLARTLVDDCSSTQGADAVGYVPMDGFHLSNAVLDRLGHRDRKGAPDTFDAAGFVAVLARIADGGETVYVPDFDHTVGEPIAASLLVPTTARLVIVEGNYLGLDVPRWDGVRPLLHRLVYVDADAEVRRERLLKRHIAAGKTAAEARAWIETVDEPNAGLIAGTRSLADVVVDGL
- a CDS encoding pyruvate carboxylase, which produces MFDKVLVANRGEIAIRAFRAAYELGARTVAVFPYEDRNSVHRLKADESYQIGLPGHPVRAYLSVEEVVSAAVRCGADAIYPGYGFLSENQGLAAACAEAGITFVGPSADILEMTGNKATAVAAAKAAGIPVLASSAPSSDLDELLAAAEDMQFPVFVKAVAGGGGRGMRRVDDRADLAESIAAASREAEAAFGDATVFLEQAVVNPRHIEVQILADTHGNVIHLYERDCSLQRRHQKVIELAPAPNLSDELREKICADAVAFARHIGYTCAGTVEFLLDEQGRHVFIEMNPRIQVEHTVTEEITDVDLVSSQLRIAAGESLDDLGLSQEAIRIRGAALQCRITTEDPSNGFRPDVGRITAYRSPGGAGVRLDGGANLGAEVSGHFDSMLVKLTCRGRDFPTAVRRARRAVAEFRIRGVATNIPFLQAVLDDPDFRAGRVTTSFIDERPELLTSRSSADRGTKILSYLADVTVNKPHGERPTTVYPRDKLPTVERAVLASPKDGSRQRLLQLGPEGFARDLRENPRLGITDTTFRDAHQSLLATRVRTTGLVNVAPYVAALTPELLSVECWGGATYDVALRFLKEDPWDRLAQLREAIPNICLQMLLRGANTVGYTPYPTKVTTAFVEEATDVGIDIFRIFDALNNIDAMRPAIDAVRETGTAVAEVAMSYTGDLLSPSEDLYTLDYYLRLAEQIVEAGAHVLAIKDMAGLLRAPAATKLITALRENFDLPIHVHTHDTPGGQLATYMAAWQAGADAVDGASAALAGTTSQPPLSAIVAATAHTDRDSGIDLARVCDLEPYWEALRKVYAPFESGLPAPTGRVYSHEIPGGQLSNLRQQAISLGLGNRFEAVEQAYAAADSMLGRLVKVTPSSKVVGDLALALVGRGITASDFAADPSSYDIPDSVIGFLRGELGDPPGGWPEPLRTLALQGRAPAPEVATLTADDEAILDKPGRDRQVRLNHLLFPGPTKEFEEHYEAYGDTSRLSANQFFYGLRYGEEHRVSLETGVELMIGLEAVSEPDEKGMRTVMCVLNGQLRPIAVRDHSIDSAVATAEKADRSNPKHIGAPFAGVVSLSVDVGDEVAVGATIGTIEAMKMEAAITAPVGGKVARVAIGSVTQVSPGDLLIEIS